In Hevea brasiliensis isolate MT/VB/25A 57/8 chromosome 13, ASM3005281v1, whole genome shotgun sequence, a single genomic region encodes these proteins:
- the LOC110642637 gene encoding uncharacterized protein LOC110642637: MATATASGFANFVSEKRTEANFEKWKECMKHYLIGQDLGSVVFGKEEKPQENDPNYKDWIKKNSMALHVIESSCEQDTISNLMSKYPDEVDSAKFVWKHLAEKPSMVKHYKEEETSSILQYRTLYKAIEKRNWETTKDWLSRNPNDIRTKISLMGVNALQVAVLAGELKIVEELVKLMSEEDLEMTSNYGNTAFTLAALNGRIDMMSIMLAKNKKLVAKGNDYDGCLPIVTASLYGRREVIHYLLQQTPIQLLSPQCGGKNGATLLNCLISDGLYDEALCLLKKEGYRQLGFMEDFNRNCAIKLLAKKSSAFLSGSNLGFWNRWLYSCVPNFYQDDISPPEPRDEENDQIPCNQDSGDGRSTRKQVVNLAHGLLWRVLKHLVPESIKDMKMRHAQALHLLKLLFKEIPTLKNEELRNLRFNLIVYDAIKNDLVEFIEELITSNPELVWRVDNKGRTLFAYAILLRQEKIFSLIYELGEKRRTITTKRDVFGNNFLHLAAKLSPASQLDRVPGTALQMQKELQWFKEIESMVPSKFKERTNENGHTPSALFTKEHAELMKEGERWMKNTTASCMVVAALIATVVFTTAFTVPGGTNDKTGIPIFLGYDAFLIFIITNALSLFFSTTSVLIFLGILTSRFAEKDFLKSLPRKLIIGLSTLFFSVVTMMIAFGSSIFILLQKRLSWIDIPITILSAIPIAFFIFFQFPLLFRIVINTHKHSLFDRTKEQHVQANLSELGLDSAADEQN, translated from the exons ATGGCAACAGCAACTGCAAGTGGATTTGCTAACTTTGTCAGTGAAAAGCGAACAGAAGCTAATTTTGAAAAGTGGAAGGAATGCATGAAACACTACTTGATTGGTCAAGACTTGGGGAGTGTAGTGTTTGGGAAGGAAGAAAAACCCCAAGAAAATGATCCCAACTACAAGGATTGGATCAAGAAGAATTCTATGGCTTTACATGTTATTGAAAGTTCTTGCGAGCAAGACACCATTTCAAATTTGATGAGCAAGTACCCAGATGAAGTTGATTCGGCCAAATTTGTCTGGAAGCACTTGGCTGAAAAGCCCTCCATGGTTAAGCACTACAAGGAAGAAG AAACATCAAGCATCCTTCAATACAGAACCCTATACAAGGCTATAGAAAAGAGAAATTGGGAAACAACTAAAGATTGGCTATCAAGGAATCCTAATGATATAAGGACAAAGATATCATTGATGGGTGTTAATGCTCTTCAAGTAGCTGTTTTGGCTGGAGAATTGAAGATTGTAGAAGAGTTGGTGAAGTTAATGTCAGAAGAAGACTTGGAAATGACATCAAATTATGGTAATACAGCTTTCACTCTTGCAGCCTTGAATGGAAGGATAGATATGATGTCGATCATGTTGGCAAAGAATAAAAAATTGGTTGCTAAAGGAAATGATTATGATGGTTGTCTTCCAATTGTCACGGCTTCTTTATATGGCCGAAGAGAAGTTATACATTATCTTCTTCAGCAAACTCCCATTCAGCTTCTCAGTCCACAATGTGGTGGTAAGAATGGTGCCACACTTCTAAATTGCTTGATCAGTGATGGGCTTTATG ATGAAGCACTGTGTCTACTGAAGAAAGAGGGGTACCGACAACTCGGTTTTATGGAGGATTTTAATAGAAATTGTGCTATAAAATTGCTAGCTAAGAAAAGTTCTGCATTTCTAAGTGGAAGTAATCTTGGATTTTGGAACCGATGGTTATACTCAT GTGTTCCAAACTTCTATCAAGATGATATTAGTCCACCAGAGCCCCGTGATGAGGAGAATGACCAAATTCCTTGCAATCAAGATTCAGGTGATGGCAGAAGCACAAGAAAACAAG TTGTCAACCTTGCACATGGGCTTCTTTGGAGAGTCTTAAAACATCTTG TCCCTGAAAGCATAAAAGATATGAAGATGAGACATGCTCAAGCCTTGCACCTACTCAAATTGCTATTCAAGGAAATACCAACATTGAAAAATGAAGAACTCAGGAATCTTAGGTTTAATCTAATAGTGTATGATGCAATTAAGAATGATCTAGTTGAGTTTATCGAGGAGCTGATCACATCTAACCCTGAATTAGTATGGAGAGTTGATAACAAGGGAAGAACACTATTTGCATATGCAATTCTACTTCGTCAAGAAAAAATCTTTAGCCTTATATATGAATTGGGTGAAAAGAGACGCACAATAACGACAAAAAGGGATGTATTTGGCAATAACTTCTTACATTTGGCTGCTAAGTTATCCCCTGCCTCTCAACTTGATCGAGTTCCTGGCACAGCTCTGCAAATGCAGAAGGAATTACAATGGTTTAAG GAAATAGAGAGTATGGTACCATCAAAGTTCAAGGAACGAACTAATGAAAATGGTCATACGCCTAGTGCTTTATTCACCAAGGAACATGCAGAGTTGATGAAAGAAGGTGAGAGATGGATGAAAAATACGACAGCTTCTTGTATGGTTGTGGCTGCTCTTATTGCCACTGTTGTGTTTACAACAGCATTTACAGTTCCTGGTGGCACCAATGATAAAACAGGCATTCCTATATTCTTAGGCTATGATGCATTTCTAATATTTATCATTACAAATGCATTATCACTCTTCTTTTCTACTACTTCTGTGCTAATATTCCTTGGTATCCTCACTTCACGTTTTGCAGAGAAAGATTTCCTCAAGTCCTTACCTAGAAAACTGATAATTGGTCTTTCCACTCTTTTCTTCTCTGTAGTAACCATGATGATAGCCTTCGGCTCTAGCATCTTTATTCTGCTCCAAAAACGATTGTCTTGGATTGACATTCCAATCACTATTCTTTCCGCAATTCCCATTGCTTTctttatattttttcaatttccACTCCTATTTCGGATAGTGATTAACACACATAAACACAGCTTATTTGACAGAACAAAAGAACAACATGTACAAGCAAATTTGTCTGAGCTGGGTTTAGATTCAGCTGCTGATGAACAGAACTAA